One genomic segment of Candidatus Latescibacterota bacterium includes these proteins:
- a CDS encoding HNH endonuclease has translation MQRLEKGALLSFASIMEDQLYRELGYSSIHAYGRDALGFSERKLSAFVRMAGALERLPETRRAVEAGELPWTKARELVSVATPANEGHWLDDAKRLGRRALERKVKASRPRPPRKRQDPPALFAAGEPEARREEAEAAAPLRVTLNFTPEQYARWEALIEQLRKDGRLDPKEELVLDALATRPRGRVKQAATVIIRRCPDCGAQAYVTSRGELPAPGGDLPRTLTPALRRTILARDGHRCQGPGCTSTRFLEVHHRKPRANGGTNDPSNLITLCSACHQLHHARGLAQAAMGAPAARGSP, from the coding sequence TTGCAGCGCCTCGAGAAGGGCGCGCTGCTCTCCTTCGCTTCTATCATGGAAGATCAGCTCTACCGCGAGCTGGGCTACTCCTCGATCCATGCCTATGGCCGCGATGCGCTGGGCTTCTCCGAGCGCAAGCTCTCGGCCTTCGTGCGCATGGCGGGTGCACTCGAGCGCCTGCCGGAGACACGACGCGCCGTCGAGGCGGGCGAGCTGCCCTGGACCAAGGCGCGTGAGCTCGTGTCCGTGGCGACGCCGGCGAACGAAGGCCACTGGCTCGACGATGCCAAGCGGCTCGGCCGCCGCGCGCTCGAGCGCAAGGTGAAGGCGAGCCGGCCGCGGCCGCCGAGGAAGCGCCAGGATCCTCCGGCGCTGTTCGCGGCGGGCGAGCCCGAAGCGCGCCGCGAGGAGGCCGAAGCCGCCGCGCCCCTGCGCGTCACGCTGAACTTCACGCCGGAGCAGTACGCGCGCTGGGAAGCGCTGATCGAGCAACTGCGCAAGGACGGCCGGCTAGACCCGAAGGAAGAACTGGTGCTCGACGCGCTCGCCACCCGCCCCCGGGGGCGGGTGAAGCAGGCCGCCACCGTGATCATTCGCCGCTGCCCGGACTGCGGGGCGCAGGCCTACGTCACCAGCCGCGGCGAACTGCCCGCCCCTGGGGGCGACCTGCCGCGCACGCTCACGCCGGCGCTGCGGCGGACGATCCTCGCCCGTGACGGCCACCGCTGCCAGGGTCCGGGCTGCACGAGCACGCGCTTCCTCGAAGTGCACCACCGTAAGCCCCGCGCGAACGGCGGCACGAACGACCCGAGCAACCTGATCACGCTCTGCAGCGCGTGCCATCAGCTCCATCACGCGCGCGGCCTCGCGCAGGCGGCGATGGGCGCACCGGCCGCGCGCGGCTCGCCCTGA
- a CDS encoding T9SS type A sorting domain-containing protein — MQRTAIRLGALLLLALAPLGQASAFGPGISPLPDTQHDDYRNTPRLQIEPTWQAPSGLSGESLARAFVAQRAESYGLDPTLADLGPATQRESLLGTHYRFPQLLDGLPVEHGEVIVSVAADGHVYRAYNNYYPLTSRPALPAHIDRDAAFDAAWLRLNARGDLLAEPQAHLLWTVEAGTPQLIWRVELALDAPYGGWELAVDATTGAVTALRDANLYRVEDDFTRATPDERIGALDGPAGDRADAFARFAAREIATPPTRGDRATGSGVVFDPDPRATLLNDNLQDNSPASAFTGAYFTRTLLDITFSGGLYRVTGPWVDIINWDSPNTPPSTTTDGNWTATRGNNAFNDAMTYFMLDQNQRYMQGMGFTGASGIQEGPIGTDTDGFGGADNSFYQPSSNRLSFGHGCVDDSEDSDVMLHEYGHAINYSINSSWGGGDTGAMGEGFGDYWAGSYSWSTPNGEVYHPEWVFSWDGHGTGNQCWSGRLLNKLNLVYNHSTNYGAHQSIPGGISDELWSTPLFQSLISLTGDFGQTRDSVDQIILEAQFGIGFGPKMRDMANAIVATAQALQPGQPHASVFIQKFAHHSIIDDLTAVPGDETADTPAAGLRLAQNSPNPFNPKTTVRFTLPSPGRATLTVFDVAGRQVTQLADGAFTAGEHAVDWNGRDDAGSAVGSGIYFYRLDADGLSQTRKMMLIK, encoded by the coding sequence ATGCAGCGAACTGCGATCCGGCTCGGCGCGCTCCTGCTTCTGGCGCTCGCGCCGCTGGGCCAGGCCTCGGCCTTCGGCCCCGGCATCAGCCCCTTGCCCGACACCCAGCACGACGACTACCGCAACACCCCCCGGCTCCAGATCGAGCCGACCTGGCAGGCGCCCTCCGGCCTGAGCGGCGAGAGCCTGGCGCGCGCGTTCGTCGCCCAGCGCGCCGAGTCCTACGGGCTCGACCCCACCCTCGCCGACCTCGGCCCCGCGACCCAGCGCGAGAGCCTGCTGGGCACCCACTATCGCTTCCCCCAGCTCCTGGACGGCCTGCCGGTGGAGCACGGCGAGGTGATCGTGTCGGTGGCCGCGGACGGCCACGTCTACCGCGCCTACAACAACTACTATCCCCTGACGAGCCGGCCGGCCCTGCCCGCGCACATCGATCGCGATGCCGCCTTCGACGCCGCCTGGCTGCGCCTGAACGCTCGCGGCGATCTGCTGGCCGAGCCGCAGGCGCACCTGCTGTGGACGGTCGAGGCCGGCACGCCGCAGCTCATCTGGCGCGTGGAACTGGCGCTCGACGCCCCCTACGGCGGCTGGGAGCTGGCCGTGGACGCCACGACCGGCGCCGTGACCGCGCTCCGTGACGCCAACCTCTACCGCGTGGAGGACGACTTCACGCGCGCGACGCCGGACGAGCGCATCGGCGCCCTGGACGGCCCCGCCGGCGACCGCGCCGACGCCTTCGCCCGCTTCGCCGCGCGCGAGATCGCGACGCCCCCCACCCGCGGCGACCGCGCCACCGGCAGCGGCGTCGTCTTCGATCCCGATCCGCGGGCCACGCTGCTCAACGACAACCTGCAGGACAACAGCCCGGCCAGCGCCTTCACCGGCGCCTACTTCACGCGCACCCTGCTGGACATCACCTTCAGCGGCGGCCTCTACCGCGTGACCGGCCCCTGGGTGGACATCATCAACTGGGACTCCCCGAACACGCCGCCCAGCACCACCACCGACGGCAACTGGACCGCCACGCGCGGCAACAACGCCTTCAACGACGCCATGACCTACTTCATGCTGGACCAGAACCAGCGGTACATGCAGGGCATGGGCTTCACCGGCGCCTCGGGCATCCAGGAGGGGCCGATCGGCACCGACACGGACGGCTTCGGCGGCGCCGACAACAGCTTCTACCAGCCCTCGAGCAACCGCCTGTCCTTCGGCCACGGCTGCGTGGACGACAGCGAGGACAGCGACGTGATGCTCCACGAGTACGGCCACGCCATCAACTACAGCATCAACTCGAGCTGGGGCGGCGGCGACACCGGCGCCATGGGCGAAGGCTTCGGCGACTACTGGGCCGGCTCTTACAGCTGGAGCACGCCCAACGGCGAGGTCTACCACCCCGAGTGGGTCTTCTCCTGGGACGGGCACGGCACCGGCAACCAGTGCTGGTCCGGACGTCTCCTCAACAAGCTCAACCTGGTCTACAACCACAGCACGAACTACGGCGCCCACCAGAGCATCCCCGGCGGCATCAGCGACGAGCTCTGGTCCACGCCGCTCTTCCAGAGCCTGATCTCGCTGACCGGCGACTTCGGGCAGACCCGCGACAGCGTCGATCAGATCATCCTCGAGGCGCAGTTCGGGATCGGCTTCGGCCCGAAGATGCGCGACATGGCCAACGCGATCGTGGCCACTGCCCAGGCGCTGCAGCCCGGGCAGCCCCACGCGTCGGTGTTCATCCAGAAGTTCGCCCACCACAGCATCATCGACGATCTGACGGCCGTCCCGGGCGACGAGACCGCGGACACGCCGGCCGCCGGCCTCCGCCTCGCCCAGAACAGCCCCAACCCCTTCAACCCGAAGACCACCGTGCGCTTCACCTTGCCGTCCCCCGGCCGGGCGACGCTCACGGTCTTCGACGTGGCCGGGCGCCAGGTGACCCAGCTCGCTGACGGCGCCTTCACCGCCGGCGAGCACGCGGTCGACTGGAACGGCCGCGACGATGCCGGAAGCGCCGTGGGCAGCGGCATCTACTTCTATCGTCTCGACGCCGATGGCCTCAGCCAGACGCGCAAGATGATGCTGATCAAGTAG
- a CDS encoding TonB-dependent receptor, whose translation MLSSACRPLRAALFVSLLLLCAVLAAGPAVAQGGGATVTGTLLDAVSGKPLPYGNVVLLGTQFGAMTLDDGTFLITQIPPGTYTVRASYMGYKMDERTLVRLRNGTVLELEFTLEPTVIKSETITVFGEKPLVDVTEASSTKSLAADEIAKMPVETVAEVVVTQPGVVQQDDEIHIRGGRSDETLILVDGVPMKDALAGTSSAKGIDSKSVSDMDLITGGWRAEYGDAMAGVINVTLKEGGQTFSGFAEYGIDHLPGVATDWEHYFTDTYKFQLSGPLPGSGTWFPGERLSFFANFSGEIMDTRFPNIRDMPGGGDRLRIDYEDSFLGFPITWSSSNAAPRQNNAWNGTLKLAWKVNRDHKLTLTMTKYLAMDQGFDRHDISDLTRDSNSYPYQWSRYLDHYSAFVEDRNTAVLNYRQSFGSSMFQEVQLSRFYVRLHQDSQKPAADTLRDYLAEYAPQALNWPDPAQGDDWIFHPYFYLNGDYNQYRDRYVERWSGKWSLTKKWYPNHKGKAGFGVDYETIQNVEIRDPWIQRPDGLGRKDIFRANPTKAEVYVQDDIEYKGFVSNVGLRGDFWFPGKLAERAALAAIDGTAGDLFSPAVGEQYFDETSSLFGNRFKYTVSPRVAVSYPITDRDNLFFNYGHFSQWPTYYYVYTHVASGVEDLFGNLGNINLDPQITIQYELGARHTFTEGLAGDVTVFVKDIFNYPTSERFTVQYYDPVEGSKEATYFLYRNSDYARSRGVELSLRKRRGRYLSGSLNYTYSIATGRSSDPNAQRELYVGGATGEVELQEGFLWWNRPHRLSATFDFRVADAQGPELFGHHLPGQWGFNGYYSLSSGRAYTKEDITGQPISEDYAHNGPLEQSLNLKLQKWVLWGDYRIDFTLQGWNVFNWDQPRSVDPVTGEPYADGVGTYLNPPTDPDARLARYLSLADPSRLGSPRRFKLSVGVNF comes from the coding sequence ATGCTGTCTTCGGCGTGCCGGCCGCTGCGAGCGGCCCTTTTCGTCTCTCTGCTGCTGCTTTGCGCCGTTCTGGCGGCGGGGCCTGCCGTTGCCCAGGGGGGCGGGGCGACGGTGACGGGCACGCTGCTCGACGCGGTCTCGGGCAAGCCGCTGCCCTACGGGAACGTCGTCCTGCTGGGCACCCAGTTCGGCGCGATGACGCTGGACGACGGCACCTTCCTCATCACCCAGATCCCGCCCGGCACCTACACCGTGCGCGCCAGCTACATGGGCTACAAGATGGACGAGCGCACGCTGGTCCGGCTGCGCAACGGCACGGTGCTGGAGCTGGAGTTCACGCTCGAGCCCACGGTGATCAAGTCGGAGACCATCACCGTGTTCGGCGAGAAGCCGCTGGTGGACGTCACCGAGGCCAGCAGCACCAAGAGCCTCGCCGCCGACGAGATCGCGAAGATGCCCGTGGAGACCGTCGCCGAGGTGGTGGTGACGCAGCCCGGCGTGGTGCAGCAGGACGACGAGATTCACATCCGCGGCGGCCGCAGCGACGAAACGCTGATCCTCGTGGACGGCGTGCCCATGAAGGACGCCCTCGCCGGCACGAGCAGCGCGAAGGGCATCGACTCCAAATCCGTGTCGGACATGGACCTGATCACCGGCGGCTGGCGCGCGGAGTACGGCGACGCGATGGCCGGCGTGATCAACGTCACGCTCAAGGAGGGCGGTCAGACCTTCAGCGGCTTCGCCGAGTATGGCATCGACCACCTGCCGGGCGTGGCCACCGACTGGGAGCACTATTTCACCGACACCTACAAGTTCCAGCTGAGCGGCCCGCTGCCCGGCAGCGGGACCTGGTTCCCCGGCGAGCGCCTGAGCTTCTTCGCCAACTTCAGCGGCGAGATCATGGACACGCGCTTCCCAAACATCCGCGACATGCCCGGCGGCGGGGATCGCCTGAGAATCGACTACGAGGACAGCTTCCTGGGCTTTCCGATCACCTGGAGCAGCAGCAACGCCGCGCCCCGTCAGAACAACGCGTGGAACGGCACGCTGAAGCTCGCCTGGAAGGTGAATCGCGACCACAAGCTCACGCTGACCATGACCAAGTACCTGGCCATGGATCAGGGCTTCGACCGCCACGACATCAGCGACCTCACGCGCGACAGCAACAGCTATCCCTACCAGTGGTCGCGCTACCTGGACCACTACAGCGCCTTCGTGGAGGACCGCAACACGGCCGTGCTGAACTACCGGCAGAGCTTCGGCAGCAGCATGTTCCAGGAGGTGCAGCTCTCGCGCTTCTACGTGCGCCTGCACCAGGACTCGCAGAAGCCCGCGGCTGACACGCTGCGCGACTACCTCGCCGAGTACGCGCCCCAGGCCCTGAACTGGCCGGACCCGGCCCAGGGCGACGACTGGATCTTCCACCCCTACTTCTACCTGAACGGCGACTACAACCAGTACCGCGACCGCTACGTGGAGCGCTGGAGCGGCAAGTGGAGCCTGACGAAGAAGTGGTACCCCAATCACAAGGGGAAGGCCGGCTTCGGGGTGGACTACGAGACCATCCAGAACGTGGAGATCCGCGACCCGTGGATCCAGCGGCCCGACGGCCTGGGCCGCAAGGACATCTTCCGCGCCAATCCGACCAAGGCCGAGGTCTACGTTCAGGACGACATCGAGTACAAGGGCTTCGTGTCGAACGTGGGCCTGCGCGGCGACTTCTGGTTCCCGGGCAAGCTGGCCGAGCGCGCGGCGCTGGCGGCGATCGACGGCACGGCGGGCGATCTGTTCAGCCCCGCGGTGGGCGAGCAGTACTTCGACGAGACGAGTTCGCTCTTCGGCAACCGCTTCAAGTACACCGTCAGCCCGCGCGTGGCCGTGAGCTATCCCATCACCGATCGGGACAACCTCTTCTTCAACTACGGCCACTTCAGCCAGTGGCCCACCTACTACTACGTCTACACGCACGTGGCGAGCGGCGTGGAGGACCTCTTCGGCAACCTGGGGAACATCAACCTGGATCCGCAGATCACGATCCAGTACGAGCTCGGCGCGCGGCACACCTTCACCGAAGGCCTGGCGGGGGACGTGACCGTGTTCGTGAAGGACATCTTCAACTACCCCACCAGCGAGCGCTTCACGGTGCAGTACTACGATCCGGTGGAGGGCAGCAAGGAAGCGACCTACTTCCTCTACCGGAACAGCGACTACGCGCGCAGCCGCGGCGTGGAGCTGAGCCTGCGCAAGCGCCGCGGACGCTACCTCTCGGGCTCGCTCAACTACACCTACTCCATCGCCACGGGCCGGAGCAGCGATCCGAATGCCCAGCGCGAGCTCTACGTCGGCGGGGCCACGGGCGAGGTGGAGCTGCAGGAGGGCTTCCTCTGGTGGAACCGGCCGCACCGGCTGAGCGCGACCTTCGACTTCCGCGTGGCCGACGCGCAGGGGCCCGAGCTCTTCGGCCATCACCTGCCGGGACAGTGGGGCTTCAACGGCTACTACAGCCTGTCCAGCGGGCGCGCGTACACGAAGGAGGACATCACCGGCCAGCCCATCAGCGAGGACTACGCGCACAACGGGCCGCTGGAGCAGAGCCTCAACCTGAAGCTGCAGAAGTGGGTGCTCTGGGGCGACTACCGCATCGACTTCACGCTGCAGGGCTGGAACGTGTTCAACTGGGACCAGCCGCGCAGCGTGGATCCGGTGACGGGCGAGCCCTACGCGGACGGCGTGGGCACCTACCTCAACCCGCCCACGGATCCCGACGCGCGGCTCGCGCGCTACCTGTCGCTGGCCGACCCGTCGCGCCTGGGCTCGCCGCGCCGCTTCAAGCTCAGCGTGGGGGTGAACTTCTGA
- a CDS encoding PorV/PorQ family protein, with protein sequence MRRALCTLALVLLLAPAARASQELGGLRVATSSGTFLKIDISPRAAAMGGAWTAVAGDASAAWYNPAGLGQVPARQVFMSYVAWPADVHYANLLLAMPMPALAGTVGLQFGSLGTSVDETDEYHPYGTGRSFRYADWVLGASYAKAMTTQLLLGLSLKYVREDLGSDVGGPVTNTWTVDVGTLYRIDYANTRIGMSIANFGPEFKPAGSFWNFTEDKNEEYEGFPPPSTFKLGVAFESWKRYPWILTQTLEMNHLADNQETVATGAEFSYMGGLLALRGGYNFMSDTMGLSAGFGANFAFGAGLAGLDYSFTDGNTLGAIHRWSVRVDF encoded by the coding sequence ATGCGCCGCGCACTCTGCACGCTCGCGCTCGTCCTGCTGCTCGCGCCCGCGGCCCGGGCGTCCCAGGAGCTGGGCGGGCTGCGCGTGGCCACCAGCAGCGGGACCTTCCTCAAGATCGACATCAGCCCCCGCGCCGCGGCCATGGGCGGGGCCTGGACGGCCGTGGCGGGCGACGCCAGCGCCGCCTGGTACAACCCGGCGGGCCTGGGGCAGGTGCCGGCGCGTCAGGTCTTCATGAGCTACGTGGCCTGGCCGGCGGACGTCCACTACGCCAACCTGCTGCTCGCGATGCCCATGCCGGCGCTTGCCGGCACCGTGGGTCTGCAGTTCGGCAGCCTGGGCACGAGCGTGGACGAGACCGACGAGTACCATCCCTACGGCACCGGGCGCAGCTTCCGCTACGCGGACTGGGTGCTCGGCGCGTCCTACGCCAAGGCCATGACCACGCAGCTCCTGCTGGGCCTCTCGCTCAAGTACGTGCGCGAGGACCTGGGCTCGGACGTGGGCGGTCCCGTCACCAACACCTGGACCGTGGACGTGGGCACGCTCTACCGCATCGACTACGCGAACACGCGGATCGGCATGAGCATCGCCAACTTCGGCCCGGAGTTCAAACCCGCGGGCAGCTTCTGGAACTTCACCGAGGACAAGAACGAGGAGTACGAGGGCTTCCCGCCGCCGAGCACCTTCAAGCTGGGCGTGGCCTTCGAGTCCTGGAAGCGCTACCCCTGGATCCTCACGCAGACCCTCGAGATGAACCACCTCGCGGACAACCAGGAGACGGTGGCCACGGGCGCCGAGTTCTCCTACATGGGCGGGCTGCTGGCCCTGCGCGGCGGCTACAACTTCATGTCCGACACGATGGGCCTCTCGGCCGGCTTCGGCGCGAACTTCGCCTTCGGCGCGGGCCTCGCGGGGCTCGACTACTCCTTCACCGACGGCAACACGCTCGGGGCCATCCACCGCTGGTCCGTGCGGGTGGACTTCTGA
- a CDS encoding T9SS type A sorting domain-containing protein, translated as MKRMNLLLAGALLLVAAAAQAQDVVTIYDLQTDLVAANTLVTIEGKVVTGIDAVPSGYGFFVQEPAGGQNSGLYVFIGVTAAPDVVIGDIVDVTGVYNDYGGTGTPGSGLCELNLAPAYGGDGSYTVVGSGAVPTPELLRAWQTSTLNPVEAESWECVLVRHENVERTNNDLGFGEWFGVEFGYVDNDSTRFDADGMYSGAVPPVATQLTSVTGVVNYTFGDWKVTPRGEYDLVYVGVAPAPNLDWACATGDATIDVQFDREVEVTTAENPLNYFLDLGTVSTASVDALNNQLVHLTLAGPMTPEILLNLTVIDVQNTDGVPMTPQATQFWGGLSSVPFSQYPDAGGDSSAVAGQVITVRGVVHSKFDVYGNHVYIEDVNSTLPLAPYNGLEVYCPALLSELEEGDEVIFADYQTEYFNQTSLTQPFLYYEKVSSGNAVAAAQPITIGDMTDVSLYEPYESALVRVENVEVVERGGAWNFYNWSVTQDGLNWLHVGDMGDYSYVEGLGDSLNINGTLRYEFGEYVLMPRRDADIEILYQNPVGADEVPAAALLGQNHPNPFNPKTEISFSLGQAGAVSLDVFDASGRKVKTLLAQPMQQGQHTATWNGDTDAGTPAASGLYFYRLRANGVDETRKMMLLK; from the coding sequence ATGAAGCGAATGAACCTGCTCCTGGCCGGGGCGCTGCTGCTCGTCGCAGCGGCGGCCCAGGCCCAGGATGTCGTCACCATCTACGATCTGCAGACCGACCTGGTCGCCGCGAACACGCTGGTCACGATCGAGGGCAAGGTCGTCACCGGCATCGACGCCGTGCCCTCGGGCTACGGCTTCTTCGTCCAGGAGCCGGCCGGCGGACAGAACAGCGGCCTCTACGTCTTCATCGGCGTCACCGCGGCGCCGGACGTGGTCATCGGCGACATCGTGGACGTGACCGGCGTCTACAACGACTACGGCGGCACCGGCACGCCGGGCAGCGGCCTCTGCGAGCTCAACCTCGCGCCCGCCTACGGCGGCGACGGCAGCTACACCGTCGTCGGCAGCGGCGCCGTGCCCACGCCCGAGCTGCTCCGCGCCTGGCAGACGTCCACGCTGAATCCCGTGGAGGCGGAGTCCTGGGAGTGCGTGCTCGTGCGTCACGAGAACGTCGAGCGCACGAACAACGACCTCGGCTTCGGCGAGTGGTTCGGCGTCGAGTTCGGCTACGTCGACAACGACTCGACCCGCTTCGACGCCGACGGCATGTACTCCGGCGCCGTGCCCCCCGTCGCGACGCAGCTGACCTCGGTCACCGGCGTGGTCAACTACACCTTCGGCGACTGGAAGGTCACGCCCCGCGGCGAGTACGACCTCGTCTACGTGGGCGTCGCGCCCGCGCCGAACCTCGACTGGGCCTGCGCGACGGGTGACGCCACCATCGACGTGCAGTTCGACCGCGAGGTCGAGGTGACCACGGCCGAGAATCCCCTGAACTACTTCCTGGACCTGGGCACGGTGTCCACGGCCAGCGTCGACGCGCTGAACAACCAGCTCGTGCACCTGACCCTCGCCGGGCCGATGACCCCCGAGATCCTGCTCAACCTCACGGTCATCGACGTCCAGAACACCGACGGCGTGCCCATGACGCCCCAGGCCACCCAGTTCTGGGGCGGCCTGAGCAGCGTGCCCTTCTCGCAGTACCCGGATGCGGGCGGCGACTCGTCCGCCGTGGCGGGTCAGGTCATCACCGTGAGGGGCGTCGTCCACAGCAAGTTCGACGTCTACGGAAACCACGTCTACATCGAGGACGTGAACTCGACCCTGCCGCTGGCGCCCTACAACGGCCTGGAGGTCTACTGCCCGGCCCTGTTGAGCGAGCTCGAGGAAGGCGACGAGGTCATCTTCGCCGACTACCAGACCGAGTACTTCAACCAGACCTCGCTGACCCAGCCCTTCCTCTACTACGAGAAGGTCTCCAGCGGCAACGCCGTGGCGGCGGCCCAGCCGATCACCATTGGCGACATGACCGACGTGTCCCTTTACGAGCCCTACGAGAGCGCGCTCGTGCGCGTGGAGAACGTGGAGGTCGTCGAGCGCGGCGGCGCCTGGAACTTCTACAACTGGTCCGTCACGCAGGACGGCCTGAACTGGCTGCACGTCGGCGACATGGGCGACTACAGCTACGTGGAGGGCCTGGGCGACTCGCTGAACATCAACGGCACGCTGCGCTACGAGTTCGGCGAGTACGTGCTGATGCCCCGCCGCGACGCGGACATCGAGATCCTCTACCAGAACCCGGTGGGCGCGGATGAGGTGCCGGCCGCGGCGCTGCTCGGCCAGAACCACCCGAACCCCTTCAACCCGAAGACGGAGATCAGCTTCAGCCTCGGCCAGGCCGGCGCGGTGAGCCTGGACGTCTTCGACGCCTCCGGCCGCAAGGTGAAGACGCTTCTGGCCCAGCCCATGCAGCAGGGCCAGCACACCGCGACCTGGAACGGCGACACCGATGCGGGAACGCCGGCGGCCAGCGGGCTGTACTTCTACCGTCTGCGCGCGAACGGCGTGGACGAGACGCGGAAGATGATGCTGCTCAAGTAA